The proteins below come from a single Chitinophaga pinensis DSM 2588 genomic window:
- the kdpF gene encoding K(+)-transporting ATPase subunit F — MMTLLLIISILVFIYLVYVLLKPEKF; from the coding sequence ATGATGACATTATTGCTGATTATATCCATCCTGGTTTTTATATACCTGGTGTATGTTCTCCTGAAACCTGAAAAATTCTGA